The Breoghania sp. genome has a segment encoding these proteins:
- a CDS encoding DsbE family thiol:disulfide interchange protein, with the protein MSGVSPDTDPSAGEPPRRRVSVLVLLPLIIFVALAALFLVQLTVGRSPNQIPSALIDRPAPDFDLPALAGLERDGAQVPGLSTADLKTGDTGIDLTGRVTLVNVFASWCVPCREEHPLLEELAKRPDVRLVGINYKDKRANALRFLGSLGNPYEAIGVDEKGRAAIDWGVYGVPETFVVDRTGRIRYKFIGPLSPKAMTEVLIPRIEEALAGN; encoded by the coding sequence ATGAGCGGAGTGTCCCCCGACACCGATCCCTCAGCGGGCGAACCACCACGCCGCCGCGTTTCGGTGCTCGTGCTTCTGCCGCTGATCATATTCGTCGCTCTCGCGGCCCTTTTTCTCGTGCAGCTGACCGTCGGGCGCAGCCCGAACCAGATCCCCTCCGCACTGATCGACCGCCCTGCCCCCGATTTCGATCTCCCTGCGCTGGCGGGTCTTGAGCGTGACGGCGCACAGGTGCCGGGTCTTTCGACCGCCGACCTCAAAACCGGCGACACCGGCATTGATCTGACGGGCCGGGTGACGCTGGTGAATGTCTTCGCCTCCTGGTGCGTCCCCTGCCGCGAAGAGCATCCGCTTCTGGAGGAACTCGCCAAACGTCCCGATGTCCGGCTGGTCGGCATCAACTACAAGGACAAGCGCGCCAATGCGCTGCGCTTCCTCGGATCGCTCGGCAATCCCTATGAGGCCATCGGTGTGGACGAGAAGGGCCGCGCCGCCATCGACTGGGGCGTCTACGGTGTGCCGGAGACCTTCGTCGTCGATCGCACAGGCCGCATCCGGTACAAGTTCATCGGTCCGCTGAGCCCGAAAGCCATGACCGAGGTGCTGATCCCGCGCATTGAGGAAGCCCTTGCGGGCAACTGA
- the ccmD gene encoding heme exporter protein CcmD, whose amino-acid sequence MLPDLGNHAGFIIASYAITLAVIGGMIFWIVADYARQKSILADLDARGIRRRSANTDSKS is encoded by the coding sequence ATGCTGCCAGATCTCGGCAATCATGCCGGCTTCATCATCGCATCCTACGCAATCACACTTGCGGTTATCGGCGGCATGATCTTCTGGATCGTTGCCGATTACGCCCGTCAGAAGTCGATCCTGGCGGATCTCGACGCACGCGGCATCCGCCGCCGTTCAGCCAATACGGATTCAAAGTCATGA
- a CDS encoding heme ABC transporter permease yields the protein MAIIDLANPTRFLRLSDRLLPWLIGATVLTMTAGLYLALFVSPDDYQQGATVKIMYIHVPFAWLAMFSYSVMAIAALGTLVWKHPLADVSARAAAPIGAAFTFLCLVTGSLWGKPMWGTWWVWDARLTSVLVLFIMYLGIIALWRTIEEPIRAGKAVAVLTLVGYINIPIIKFSVDWWNTLHQPASVMRMDGPAMPSSMLTPLLTMALAFTLLFVTLHMMAMRSEILRRRIRALRQREAAGAAGVATATQVTKEAPSTASETEQAEAQS from the coding sequence ATGGCAATCATCGACCTCGCAAATCCGACCCGTTTCCTTCGACTGAGCGACCGGCTGCTGCCCTGGCTCATCGGCGCGACCGTGCTGACCATGACCGCAGGCCTCTACCTGGCCCTTTTCGTCTCGCCCGACGATTACCAGCAGGGCGCGACCGTCAAGATCATGTACATCCACGTGCCCTTCGCCTGGCTTGCCATGTTCTCCTATTCGGTCATGGCAATCGCCGCGCTGGGCACATTGGTCTGGAAGCACCCGCTGGCGGATGTCTCCGCCCGCGCCGCGGCCCCCATCGGGGCCGCTTTCACCTTCCTGTGCCTGGTCACCGGCTCGCTTTGGGGCAAGCCCATGTGGGGCACCTGGTGGGTGTGGGATGCGCGGCTGACTTCGGTGCTTGTGCTTTTCATCATGTATCTTGGCATCATCGCCCTGTGGCGCACGATCGAAGAGCCCATTCGCGCGGGCAAGGCCGTGGCCGTGCTGACGCTTGTCGGCTACATCAACATTCCCATCATCAAGTTCTCGGTCGACTGGTGGAACACCCTCCACCAGCCCGCCTCGGTGATGCGCATGGATGGGCCGGCCATGCCGTCCTCCATGCTGACGCCGCTCCTGACCATGGCCCTGGCCTTCACGCTCCTCTTTGTGACGCTGCACATGATGGCCATGCGCAGCGAAATCCTGCGCCGCCGCATCCGTGCGCTGCGCCAACGCGAGGCGGCAGGCGCAGCCGGTGTTGCAACGGCCACGCAGGTCACCAAGGAGGCACCATCCACCGCTTCTGAAACGGAACAGGCGGAGGCACAGTCCTGA
- the ccmB gene encoding heme exporter protein CcmB — translation MNALPALFLRELRLAVRVGGGAWMGVLFFLCVVVVVPFGIGPDLNLLARIGPAILWIGALLASLLGLDRLFQADRDDGSLDLLLMSDTQLEMVVFTKCLAHWASSGLPLVISAPVLAMFLNMEPTATAALTATLLAGTPALTLIGGIGAALTVSLRRGGLLLAILVLPLAIPTLIFGVSASNAALDVSLPFATPFAILCALTLISTVIGPFAAATALRFSSD, via the coding sequence ATGAATGCTCTTCCCGCCCTTTTCCTGCGCGAATTGCGGCTCGCCGTGCGTGTCGGCGGCGGTGCGTGGATGGGGGTTCTGTTCTTTCTTTGCGTGGTGGTGGTGGTTCCCTTCGGCATCGGGCCGGACCTGAACCTTTTGGCCCGCATCGGCCCGGCCATCCTGTGGATCGGCGCACTTCTGGCGTCTCTCCTTGGCCTCGACCGGCTGTTTCAGGCAGATCGCGACGATGGCTCTCTCGACCTTCTCCTGATGAGCGATACCCAGCTGGAGATGGTTGTCTTCACAAAATGCCTTGCGCATTGGGCCTCCAGCGGCCTGCCGCTGGTCATCTCCGCGCCGGTTCTGGCCATGTTCCTCAACATGGAGCCGACGGCCACAGCCGCGCTTACCGCAACGCTTCTGGCCGGAACCCCCGCTCTCACCCTGATCGGCGGCATTGGCGCGGCGCTCACCGTCTCCCTTCGCCGGGGCGGGTTGCTGCTCGCCATTCTCGTGCTGCCGCTTGCAATCCCGACCCTCATATTCGGGGTGAGTGCGTCCAATGCGGCGCTTGACGTCTCGCTGCCCTTTGCGACGCCCTTTGCGATCCTGTGCGCGCTCACCCTGATCTCGACCGTCATCGGCCCCTTTGCTGCTGCGACCGCCCTCCGATTCTCCTCGGATTGA
- the ccmA gene encoding heme ABC exporter ATP-binding protein CcmA yields MKLIAENLACERGGRRVFDKLSFKLDAGEALIVTGPNGVGKSSLLRVLAGLVASAEGSVTLQGGDVDKTLSAQSHYFGHADALKAPLTVAENLAFWRRFNDSPAATVDEALETVGLDFISHLPAAYLSAGQRRRLALARLLVSHRPLWLMDEPTSALDTASEAKLVDLMNAHLAHGGLIVAATHQDLPVKPARHLRFQPAEIAA; encoded by the coding sequence TTGAAGCTGATCGCGGAAAATCTCGCCTGCGAACGCGGTGGTCGCCGCGTCTTCGATAAACTTTCCTTCAAGCTCGACGCCGGAGAAGCGCTGATCGTCACCGGGCCCAACGGCGTGGGAAAGTCCAGCCTGCTGCGCGTTCTGGCCGGTCTGGTCGCCAGTGCGGAAGGCTCCGTCACGCTCCAGGGGGGCGATGTGGACAAGACGCTTTCCGCCCAAAGTCACTATTTCGGCCATGCCGACGCGCTGAAAGCCCCGCTGACGGTGGCGGAAAATCTGGCCTTCTGGCGGCGCTTCAATGACAGTCCGGCGGCAACCGTCGATGAGGCGCTGGAGACCGTCGGCCTCGACTTCATCTCCCATCTTCCCGCCGCCTATCTCTCGGCAGGACAGCGCCGCAGGCTGGCCCTTGCCCGCCTGCTGGTTTCGCACCGTCCGCTCTGGCTGATGGACGAGCCGACCTCCGCGCTGGATACCGCATCGGAGGCAAAGCTTGTGGACCTGATGAACGCCCACCTTGCGCATGGCGGACTGATCGTGGCGGCAACGCACCAGGATCTGCCGGTCAAACCCGCCCGCCACCTGCGCTTCCAGCCAGCCGAGATTGCGGCATGA